In the genome of Pseudarthrobacter sp. IC2-21, one region contains:
- a CDS encoding sugar phosphate isomerase/epimerase: MFNSRLGCSSISFRHQDLPAALRTISGLGFEEIDLGALPGVCDHVPYSLDQAAVSAVTAEVAASGLRVRSVNGDIGDLNVVLDADASEARERHLEALLTLAAGTGAKALVLPCGALSHEPVRSLREDLDLIAAQLTHAAQRAAEFGVELWTESLHFLRFCWNLERAELLARRLAGTGVGIVMDFSHIVAAGEDPLEYLERHQGRISHVHLRDAVPGNINLSIGNGQADFAAGLRALAASGYTGHFSLELETRDVTHDERPAAAAKAASFITDLI; encoded by the coding sequence ATGTTCAACTCCCGACTCGGCTGCTCGTCCATCAGCTTCAGGCACCAGGACCTGCCGGCCGCCCTGCGGACCATCAGCGGCCTGGGCTTCGAAGAGATCGATCTCGGCGCCCTCCCCGGTGTCTGTGACCATGTCCCGTACAGCCTGGATCAGGCCGCCGTCAGCGCCGTGACCGCGGAAGTGGCCGCCTCCGGGCTCCGCGTCCGTTCAGTCAACGGGGATATCGGCGATCTCAACGTAGTGCTCGACGCCGATGCAAGCGAAGCCCGCGAACGTCACCTGGAGGCGCTGCTCACCCTCGCCGCCGGCACCGGTGCGAAGGCCCTGGTTCTCCCGTGCGGGGCGCTCAGCCACGAACCGGTCCGAAGCCTCCGGGAGGACCTGGACCTCATTGCAGCCCAGCTCACCCACGCCGCACAACGCGCGGCGGAGTTCGGCGTCGAGCTCTGGACCGAGTCCCTGCACTTCCTGCGGTTCTGCTGGAACCTGGAGCGCGCGGAACTGCTGGCCCGGCGGCTGGCGGGGACCGGCGTCGGGATTGTCATGGACTTCAGCCACATCGTTGCCGCCGGCGAGGATCCGCTGGAGTACCTCGAACGGCATCAGGGCCGCATCTCCCACGTCCACCTCCGCGATGCGGTGCCGGGCAACATCAACCTGAGCATCGGCAACGGCCAGGCAGACTTCGCAGCCGGCCTCCGGGCGCTCGCCGCGAGCGGCTACACCGGGCACTTCTCGCTCGAACTCGAAACCCGGGACGTCACGCACGACGAACGCCCCGCCGCCGCAGCCAAAGCGGCAAGCTTCATCACCGACCTCATCTGA
- a CDS encoding aldo/keto reductase family protein, giving the protein MEFRYLGNSGFKVSEITFGNWLTHGSQVENDVASQCVRAALDAGISTFDTADVYANTAAETVLGEALKGERRESLEIFTKVFGPTGPKGKNDVGLSRKHIMESINGSLRRLQTDYVDLYQAHRYDFETPLEETMQAFADIVRQGKALYIGVSEWTAEQLREGHRLSRELGFQLISNQPQYSMLWRVIEAEVVPASEELGISQIVWSPMAQGVLSGKYLPGQPAPEGSRATDSKGGAKMIERWMRDDVLTGVQALKPIAAEAGLTMPQLAVAWVLQNPNVASAIVGASRPEQIADSVAAAGVTLEPDVLKKIDDAIGSLAERDPAKTTSPATREA; this is encoded by the coding sequence ATGGAATTCAGATACCTCGGAAACAGCGGCTTCAAAGTCTCGGAAATTACGTTCGGCAACTGGCTGACCCACGGCTCGCAGGTGGAGAATGACGTCGCCTCCCAGTGCGTGCGCGCGGCGCTCGACGCCGGCATCAGCACCTTTGATACGGCGGACGTCTACGCGAACACGGCAGCGGAAACTGTCCTCGGCGAGGCCCTGAAGGGTGAGCGCCGCGAATCCCTGGAGATCTTCACCAAAGTCTTCGGCCCCACCGGTCCCAAGGGAAAGAACGATGTGGGCCTGTCCCGCAAGCACATCATGGAGTCCATCAACGGCTCGCTGCGCAGGCTGCAGACGGACTACGTGGACCTCTACCAGGCGCACCGCTACGACTTCGAAACGCCGCTGGAAGAGACCATGCAGGCGTTCGCGGACATCGTCCGGCAGGGCAAGGCACTCTACATCGGTGTCAGCGAATGGACCGCCGAGCAGCTCCGCGAGGGCCACAGGCTGTCCAGGGAGCTGGGCTTCCAGCTGATTTCCAACCAGCCGCAGTACTCCATGCTGTGGCGGGTCATCGAAGCTGAGGTTGTGCCGGCGTCCGAGGAACTGGGCATCTCGCAGATCGTCTGGTCTCCCATGGCCCAGGGCGTCCTGAGCGGAAAGTACCTGCCCGGCCAGCCTGCACCTGAAGGCAGCCGCGCCACGGATAGCAAGGGCGGCGCCAAAATGATCGAACGCTGGATGCGCGATGACGTCCTCACCGGCGTCCAGGCGCTCAAGCCGATCGCGGCGGAAGCCGGGCTGACCATGCCGCAGCTCGCGGTTGCGTGGGTCCTGCAGAACCCGAACGTGGCCTCCGCCATTGTGGGGGCTTCGCGCCCTGAGCAGATCGCCGACAGCGTGGCTGCCGCAGGGGTGACCCTCGAGCCTGACGTGCTGAAGAAGATCGACGACGCCATCGGCTCGCTCGCGGAGCGCGATCCGGCGAAAACCACCTCGCCCGCCACCCGCGAAGCATAA
- a CDS encoding YchJ family protein translates to MNAKPGPAGNCPCLSGEAYPECCGRFLSGAADAATAEQLMRSRYTAFVLLNAEYLKNSWHPSTLPADLALDPGMEWRRLDIVSTHRGGPLDTEGVVEFKAFYRHDGERGVHHETSRFVRENRRWYYLDAVA, encoded by the coding sequence GTGAACGCCAAACCGGGCCCTGCCGGCAACTGCCCCTGCCTGTCAGGGGAGGCCTATCCCGAATGCTGCGGACGCTTCCTCAGCGGCGCAGCGGATGCCGCCACCGCCGAGCAGCTCATGCGTTCGCGCTACACCGCGTTTGTGCTGCTCAACGCGGAGTACCTCAAAAATTCGTGGCACCCCAGCACCCTGCCGGCGGACCTGGCGCTGGATCCCGGGATGGAGTGGCGGCGCCTGGACATTGTCTCCACGCACCGGGGCGGCCCGCTGGACACTGAGGGCGTGGTGGAGTTCAAAGCGTTCTACCGGCACGACGGCGAACGCGGAGTTCACCACGAAACCAGCCGTTTTGTGCGGGAGAACCGGCGCTGGTATTACCTGGACGCCGTCGCTTAG
- a CDS encoding dihydroxyacetone kinase family protein, producing the protein MTKIFNDPSEFAEEALAGFCDIHSGLVRQVPGGAVRRHRPAKPKVAVLAGGGSGHYPAFAGLIGPGLADGAVVGNIFTSPSAQQAYAVAKAADSGAGVVFTYGNYAGDVMNFGMASERLAAEGIQVDNVLVTDDIASAPPSESEKRRGIAGDFTVFKIMGAAAEAGAELAEVVRLGRKANGLTRTIGSAFHGCTFPGADAPLFALKDKQMGLGLGIHGEPGLFDTDLPSAKELGQEFVTRLLAETPEGAGDRLAVILNGLGSTKHEELFVLWLTVAPLLREAGYTLVQPEVGELVTSLDMAGVSLTITWLDEELEPLWTAPAETPAYRRGNTAVQSGEASGEETSDAGAAPTAFEATEDSREYAARCLSALDAARDSLHAAETKLGDMDAIAGDGDHGRGMVRGIDAATAAAAAAARQGAGAGSVLIAAGDAWADKAGGTSGVLWGAGLRAFGEALGDQVSPDVSQLAAGVAAFTDRITGLGKAAPGDKTMVDALVPFTETLTRLAADGTEPHRAWAAAAVEATVAAQATASLRPLKGRARPLAEKSVGTPDPGATSLAMIFTVMAPSLAGSGQPTPAAAAISQPQGALS; encoded by the coding sequence ATGACCAAGATTTTCAACGACCCCTCCGAATTCGCCGAAGAAGCCCTGGCCGGATTCTGCGACATCCACTCCGGCCTGGTGCGCCAGGTTCCCGGCGGAGCCGTGCGGCGCCACCGGCCGGCCAAACCCAAGGTGGCCGTCCTCGCCGGCGGCGGCTCCGGCCACTACCCGGCGTTCGCCGGGCTGATCGGGCCCGGACTGGCCGACGGCGCCGTGGTGGGAAACATCTTCACCTCGCCGTCCGCGCAGCAGGCCTATGCCGTGGCCAAGGCCGCTGATTCGGGCGCCGGCGTGGTGTTCACCTACGGCAACTACGCCGGTGACGTGATGAACTTCGGGATGGCCAGCGAACGCCTCGCCGCCGAGGGGATCCAGGTGGACAACGTCCTGGTCACGGACGACATTGCCAGCGCACCGCCGTCGGAATCCGAAAAACGCCGCGGCATCGCCGGTGACTTCACGGTCTTCAAGATCATGGGCGCCGCAGCCGAAGCGGGGGCGGAGCTCGCCGAGGTGGTGCGGCTCGGCCGGAAGGCCAACGGCCTCACCCGGACCATCGGCAGCGCCTTCCACGGCTGCACGTTCCCGGGCGCGGACGCGCCGCTGTTCGCGCTCAAGGACAAGCAGATGGGGCTCGGCCTGGGAATCCACGGTGAACCCGGCCTGTTCGACACCGACCTGCCCTCCGCCAAGGAACTGGGCCAGGAATTCGTCACCCGGCTGCTGGCCGAGACGCCCGAGGGGGCCGGCGACCGGCTCGCGGTCATTCTCAACGGACTGGGCTCCACCAAGCATGAGGAACTCTTTGTCCTCTGGCTGACCGTGGCACCGCTGCTCCGGGAGGCCGGCTACACGCTGGTGCAGCCCGAGGTGGGTGAACTGGTCACCAGCCTGGACATGGCCGGGGTGTCCCTGACCATCACCTGGCTGGACGAGGAACTCGAGCCGCTGTGGACCGCCCCTGCCGAGACGCCGGCCTACCGGCGCGGGAACACCGCGGTCCAGTCGGGGGAGGCCTCCGGAGAGGAAACGTCCGACGCCGGCGCCGCACCCACCGCTTTCGAGGCCACCGAGGATTCGCGCGAGTATGCGGCCCGGTGCCTTTCGGCGCTGGATGCCGCCCGCGACAGCCTGCACGCAGCCGAAACAAAGCTCGGGGACATGGACGCCATCGCCGGAGACGGTGACCACGGCCGCGGCATGGTCCGCGGCATCGACGCTGCCACCGCGGCAGCCGCGGCTGCCGCCCGGCAGGGCGCCGGCGCAGGATCGGTCCTCATCGCCGCCGGCGATGCGTGGGCGGACAAGGCCGGCGGCACGTCCGGGGTCCTCTGGGGTGCCGGCCTGCGGGCTTTCGGGGAAGCGCTGGGGGACCAGGTCAGCCCTGACGTATCCCAACTGGCGGCCGGGGTGGCCGCCTTCACGGACAGGATCACCGGCCTGGGCAAAGCCGCCCCCGGCGATAAGACCATGGTGGATGCCCTGGTGCCTTTCACGGAGACGTTGACCCGGCTGGCTGCGGACGGTACGGAACCGCACCGGGCGTGGGCTGCCGCCGCCGTCGAAGCGACGGTTGCGGCCCAGGCCACGGCATCGCTGCGGCCGTTGAAGGGCCGCGCCCGGCCGCTTGCCGAAAAGAGCGTGGGCACGCCGGATCCCGGTGCCACGTCCCTGGCAATGATTTTCACCGTGATGGCTCCGTCCCTGGCAGGCTCGGGCCAGCCAACCCCTGCCGCCGCCGCCATCAGCCAGCCGCAAGGAGCACTCTCATGA
- a CDS encoding DUF4282 domain-containing protein, with the protein MKNLFDLSFTRFVSPSIARIVYILIMVALGLGYIVMVIASFASRNVMLGILVMLIIGPLVVLIYLALARIGLESLVAGIRTAENTAELLRLQGGTPPGSAQAGRAGSPVAPEGWSPSYGQQPAAPSNYPPNYQPPAQ; encoded by the coding sequence ATGAAAAACCTGTTCGACCTGTCATTCACCAGATTCGTATCGCCATCAATCGCCAGAATCGTCTACATCCTGATCATGGTTGCCCTCGGTCTTGGCTACATCGTCATGGTGATTGCTTCGTTCGCCTCCCGCAACGTGATGCTCGGCATCCTGGTCATGCTGATCATCGGCCCGCTGGTGGTGCTCATCTACCTGGCCTTGGCTCGGATCGGCCTTGAGTCATTGGTCGCAGGCATTCGCACCGCGGAAAACACCGCAGAGCTCCTCCGGCTCCAGGGCGGCACACCTCCGGGATCTGCCCAGGCCGGCCGCGCGGGAAGTCCGGTGGCGCCGGAAGGCTGGAGCCCGTCCTATGGCCAGCAGCCGGCAGCGCCTTCGAACTACCCGCCGAATTACCAGCCGCCGGCCCAGTAG
- a CDS encoding SDR family oxidoreductase, producing MVARQLADVGQAQRLLVRDAGRAPELEGADPLVFSYADPDSARQVLEGVKVLFMVSAAEAEDRLQQHYTFIDAAAAAGVQHVVYTSFYGAAPDATFTLARDHFATEERIKASGMNYTFLRDNFYLDFLPLLTGEDGVIRGPAGNGVVSAVSREDIARCAVAVLRDPALHVGTTYNLTGPEELTIAAAADILTAKTGRTVTYHPETVEEAYASRASNGAPPWQVDAWVSTYTAIAAGEMAGLSPDVHALTGRDPLSLAGFLAQPQL from the coding sequence ATGGTGGCCCGGCAGCTCGCGGACGTGGGGCAGGCGCAGCGCCTGCTGGTCCGCGACGCCGGCCGCGCCCCTGAGCTCGAGGGCGCCGACCCGCTGGTGTTCAGCTATGCGGACCCGGATTCGGCACGCCAGGTTCTGGAGGGAGTCAAGGTCCTGTTTATGGTGTCCGCGGCCGAGGCCGAGGACCGGCTGCAGCAGCACTACACCTTTATTGATGCGGCTGCTGCGGCCGGGGTCCAGCACGTCGTTTACACCTCGTTCTATGGTGCCGCCCCGGACGCCACCTTCACGCTGGCCCGGGACCACTTCGCCACCGAGGAACGCATCAAGGCCTCCGGCATGAACTACACCTTCCTGCGGGACAACTTCTACCTGGACTTCCTGCCGCTCCTGACAGGCGAAGACGGGGTGATCCGCGGGCCCGCGGGGAACGGCGTGGTCTCCGCGGTTTCCCGCGAGGACATTGCCCGGTGTGCGGTGGCGGTGCTGAGGGATCCCGCGCTCCACGTGGGAACCACGTACAACCTCACCGGGCCCGAGGAATTGACCATCGCGGCCGCCGCCGACATCCTGACCGCAAAAACCGGGCGCACCGTCACCTATCACCCGGAAACGGTGGAAGAGGCCTACGCCTCCCGGGCATCCAACGGGGCACCGCCCTGGCAGGTGGACGCCTGGGTCAGCACCTACACGGCAATCGCCGCGGGGGAAATGGCCGGGCTCTCACCGGATGTGCATGCACTGACCGGCCGGGACCCGTTGAGCCTGGCCGGGTTCCTGGCGCAGCCCCAGCTGTAA
- a CDS encoding sulfite oxidase, whose translation MKQIYKHQQSSRLASHSGVPTTGPLTLEELQLAVRNHSLPLEALRQDFTPPGLHYVLTHFDIPEPGAGPWHLMVNGAVERSLELSLAALHRDPAITVPVTLECAGNGRSLLQPRPLSQPWILEGVGTAEWTGVPLAYLLAQAGVLDSAVEVVFTGADAGIQGGVRQQYARSLPIREALRPDVVLAYKMNGRDLPPQHGYPLRLVVPGWYGMASVKWLQSIDVVRVPFEGFQQKVAYQYQADAHDAGVPVSRIRIRSLMVPPGVPDFFTRKRVLPHGPVTLQGRAWSGEGAVTRVEVGIDGQWVSAHLEKPAGPFAWCKWTLPWVADPGEHELSCRAMDSTGATQPLGQNWNYQGMGNNVVQRVSVTVE comes from the coding sequence ATGAAGCAGATCTACAAGCACCAGCAGTCCTCCCGTCTGGCATCGCATTCGGGCGTACCTACAACCGGCCCGCTCACCCTTGAGGAACTGCAGCTGGCGGTGCGCAACCATTCCTTGCCGCTTGAGGCTCTTCGCCAGGATTTCACTCCCCCGGGCCTGCATTATGTCCTTACGCACTTCGACATCCCCGAACCCGGAGCAGGGCCCTGGCACTTGATGGTCAACGGAGCTGTTGAGCGGTCGCTTGAGCTCAGTCTCGCCGCCCTCCACCGGGACCCCGCCATCACGGTCCCAGTCACCCTCGAGTGTGCGGGCAACGGCAGGTCGCTGCTCCAGCCCCGGCCGCTGAGCCAGCCGTGGATCCTCGAAGGGGTGGGCACTGCCGAGTGGACCGGTGTGCCGCTGGCCTATCTGCTGGCCCAGGCCGGGGTGCTGGATTCGGCCGTGGAGGTTGTTTTCACCGGCGCGGACGCGGGCATCCAGGGCGGCGTCCGGCAGCAGTACGCACGCAGCCTGCCGATTCGTGAGGCGCTGCGGCCCGACGTCGTGCTTGCCTACAAGATGAATGGCAGGGACTTGCCTCCCCAGCACGGCTATCCGCTCCGGCTGGTGGTTCCGGGCTGGTACGGCATGGCCAGTGTTAAGTGGCTCCAGTCCATTGATGTGGTGAGGGTTCCGTTTGAGGGTTTCCAACAGAAGGTGGCCTACCAGTACCAGGCGGACGCGCACGATGCCGGTGTACCGGTTTCGCGGATCAGGATCCGTTCGCTGATGGTTCCGCCGGGCGTCCCGGACTTTTTCACCCGCAAGCGGGTGCTGCCGCACGGGCCGGTGACGCTGCAAGGCAGGGCCTGGTCCGGCGAGGGCGCTGTCACCCGGGTTGAGGTGGGGATCGACGGCCAGTGGGTGTCGGCGCACCTGGAAAAGCCTGCCGGTCCGTTCGCCTGGTGCAAATGGACGCTGCCGTGGGTGGCGGATCCCGGCGAACACGAGCTCTCCTGCCGGGCCATGGACAGCACCGGCGCCACCCAGCCCCTGGGGCAGAACTGGAATTACCAGGGGATGGGCAACAACGTGGTGCAGCGGGTCAGCGTCACGGTGGAATAG
- a CDS encoding SDR family NAD(P)-dependent oxidoreductase, translating to MTTTTQRTAVLTGATSERGIGITTARRYASQGWGVVILDLDGEKSAKVAADIGNEFNVPAFGHEIDVANEASVTTAYAAVKKEIDAGILPAVGALANIAGITSPVPFLETTLELWHKVMDVNATGTYLVTKAFLPDMIENGWGRIVNMSSVSAQRGGGVFGKVPYSAAKAAILGFTKALAREIGATGVTVNAITPGAVDTNIRVGSTEEQEAAINAGIPLGRNATTEEVAAVITFLSSEESAYLTGTTIDINGGSHIH from the coding sequence ATGACTACCACGACTCAGCGCACCGCAGTCCTCACCGGAGCCACCTCCGAGCGGGGCATCGGCATCACCACTGCCCGCCGCTACGCCAGCCAGGGCTGGGGTGTGGTGATCCTGGACCTCGACGGCGAGAAGTCCGCCAAGGTCGCCGCCGACATCGGCAACGAGTTCAACGTCCCGGCGTTCGGCCACGAGATCGACGTCGCCAACGAAGCCTCCGTCACCACCGCATACGCAGCCGTCAAGAAAGAGATCGACGCCGGCATCCTGCCTGCTGTGGGCGCCCTCGCCAACATCGCCGGAATCACCTCCCCGGTCCCGTTCCTCGAAACCACCCTGGAACTCTGGCACAAGGTCATGGACGTCAACGCCACCGGCACCTACCTGGTCACTAAAGCGTTCCTGCCGGACATGATCGAGAACGGCTGGGGCCGGATCGTGAACATGTCCTCCGTCTCCGCGCAGCGCGGCGGCGGCGTGTTCGGCAAGGTCCCCTACTCCGCTGCCAAGGCCGCCATCCTCGGCTTCACCAAGGCTCTGGCCCGCGAAATCGGCGCCACCGGCGTCACGGTCAATGCCATCACGCCCGGCGCGGTGGACACCAACATCCGCGTGGGCAGCACCGAGGAGCAGGAAGCCGCCATCAACGCCGGCATCCCGCTGGGCCGCAACGCCACCACCGAGGAAGTCGCCGCCGTCATCACATTCCTGTCCTCCGAGGAATCCGCGTACCTGACCGGCACCACCATCGACATCAACGGCGGAAGCCACATCCACTAG
- a CDS encoding acyl-CoA dehydrogenase family protein → MSSATDSSATQAAPEAPPVDAPDADVPVDAGNIGPEATAADARALAEASRETGWDRPSFAKGLYLGSFDLGLIHPWPKAQAEDVERGEAFMERLTAYARTMSGRVIERDAKIPDEYIRGLAELGVFGMKIPREYGGLGLSLVYYGRSLALLGSVHPSLGALVSAHQSIGVPEPVKVFGTAEQKREYLPRCAAGAITAFLLTEPDVGSDPARMGSTAVPTDDGESYVLDGVKLWTTNGVIAELVVVMALVPAHTDADGTAHKGGISAFVVEMDSPGITVENRNAFMGLRGIENGVTRFHQVRVPAANRLGREGQGLKIALTTLNTGRLSLPALCVASGRWSLKIAREWSNARTQWGQPVGKHEAVGKKIAFIAASAFALDAVFELSAELADAGQKDVRIEAALAKLWSTEISCRIADELVQIRGGRGFETAESLAARGERAVPAEQQLRDLRINRIFEGSSEIMKLLIAREAVDAHLAAAGDLASVDASLQDKAKAAVGASGFYAKWLPKLVAGAGMDPRSYSDFGRLAKHLRFVERTSRRLARQTFYGMGRWQAKLEYKQAFLGRVVDIGAELFAMAATCSRAEMLLRTAPEHAAGAYELAEAFCEQSRVRIDEYFDQLWRNTDDSDHALTGKVLAGDYTWLEAGILDQSEGTGPWIADATPRASTKENLHRSYR, encoded by the coding sequence ATGAGCTCCGCCACTGACAGTTCCGCTACCCAGGCCGCCCCCGAGGCGCCTCCAGTGGACGCCCCGGACGCCGATGTTCCGGTGGACGCCGGCAACATCGGCCCGGAAGCCACCGCCGCTGATGCCCGTGCACTGGCCGAGGCGTCCCGCGAGACCGGCTGGGACCGGCCCAGCTTCGCGAAGGGACTGTACCTGGGAAGTTTTGACCTCGGCCTGATTCACCCCTGGCCAAAGGCCCAGGCTGAGGACGTGGAACGTGGCGAAGCCTTCATGGAGCGGCTCACGGCGTATGCCCGCACCATGTCCGGCCGCGTGATCGAACGGGACGCAAAAATCCCTGACGAATACATCCGCGGCCTGGCGGAGCTTGGCGTCTTTGGCATGAAGATCCCCCGCGAATACGGCGGGCTCGGCCTGTCCCTGGTCTACTACGGCAGGTCCCTGGCGCTGCTGGGCAGTGTTCATCCAAGCCTCGGCGCCCTGGTCTCGGCCCACCAGTCAATCGGCGTGCCGGAGCCCGTGAAAGTGTTTGGCACCGCTGAGCAGAAACGCGAATACCTGCCGCGCTGCGCCGCGGGGGCCATCACCGCCTTCCTCCTGACCGAACCGGACGTGGGCAGCGATCCCGCCCGGATGGGCAGCACCGCCGTTCCCACGGACGACGGCGAGAGTTACGTTCTGGACGGCGTGAAACTTTGGACCACCAACGGGGTGATCGCCGAACTGGTGGTGGTCATGGCCCTGGTTCCGGCCCACACCGACGCCGACGGCACGGCGCACAAGGGCGGCATCAGCGCGTTCGTGGTGGAGATGGACTCCCCCGGCATCACCGTGGAGAATCGCAACGCGTTTATGGGTCTGCGGGGGATCGAAAACGGCGTGACCCGGTTCCATCAGGTGCGGGTACCCGCGGCAAACCGGCTGGGACGCGAGGGACAGGGCCTGAAGATCGCACTCACCACGCTGAACACGGGCCGCCTCTCGCTGCCGGCCCTGTGCGTGGCCTCCGGCCGCTGGAGCCTGAAGATCGCCCGGGAATGGTCCAACGCCCGCACCCAATGGGGCCAGCCGGTGGGCAAACACGAAGCCGTGGGCAAGAAGATCGCCTTCATCGCCGCGTCCGCCTTCGCCCTTGACGCCGTGTTTGAGCTGTCTGCAGAACTTGCGGACGCCGGGCAGAAGGACGTCCGGATCGAAGCCGCCCTGGCGAAGCTGTGGTCCACCGAGATCAGCTGCAGAATCGCCGATGAACTGGTCCAGATCCGCGGCGGTAGGGGTTTTGAGACAGCAGAATCGCTGGCGGCCCGCGGGGAACGCGCGGTCCCGGCCGAACAGCAGCTGCGGGACCTGAGGATCAACCGCATCTTCGAGGGTTCCTCGGAGATCATGAAGCTCCTCATTGCCCGCGAGGCCGTGGACGCGCACCTTGCCGCAGCCGGCGATCTTGCCTCCGTGGATGCGAGCCTGCAGGACAAGGCGAAGGCCGCCGTCGGGGCCTCAGGTTTTTACGCGAAGTGGCTGCCCAAACTCGTGGCCGGCGCCGGGATGGACCCCCGCTCCTACAGCGACTTCGGCCGGCTGGCCAAGCACCTTCGGTTTGTGGAACGGACCTCACGTCGGCTGGCCCGGCAAACGTTCTACGGCATGGGACGCTGGCAGGCGAAGCTGGAATACAAGCAGGCGTTCCTGGGCCGTGTGGTGGATATCGGCGCCGAGCTCTTCGCCATGGCGGCAACCTGCTCACGGGCCGAGATGCTGCTCCGCACCGCCCCGGAACATGCCGCGGGAGCCTACGAGCTGGCCGAGGCGTTCTGTGAGCAGTCGCGCGTCCGCATTGACGAGTACTTTGACCAGCTTTGGCGCAACACGGACGACTCCGATCACGCGCTCACCGGAAAGGTCCTGGCCGGGGATTACACCTGGCTGGAGGCCGGAATCCTGGACCAGTCCGAAGGCACCGGGCCGTGGATCGCGGACGCCACGCCCCGGGCCTCCACGAAGGAAAACCTGCACCGCAGCTACCGCTAG
- a CDS encoding RpiB/LacA/LacB family sugar-phosphate isomerase — protein sequence MITTQEASTPEAATPEAATSEAATSGKPGLRLVVGADEAGVDYKNRILADLQADPRISEIIDIGVNRTDAPEDFTRPYPYVGIAAGELIRDGKADRAILFCGTGIGVAIAANKVDGIRATTAHDSFSVERSVLSNDCQVLTMGQRVIGVELASRLAREWIGYTFDPASASADKVKVLTAFEGC from the coding sequence ATGATCACCACGCAGGAAGCATCCACGCCGGAAGCAGCCACGCCGGAAGCAGCCACATCGGAAGCAGCCACATCGGGGAAGCCCGGACTCCGCCTCGTTGTGGGGGCCGATGAAGCCGGGGTGGACTACAAGAACCGCATCCTGGCCGATTTGCAGGCCGATCCCCGGATCAGCGAAATCATCGACATCGGGGTCAACCGGACCGACGCCCCGGAAGACTTCACCAGGCCCTACCCCTACGTCGGCATCGCCGCCGGGGAACTGATCCGCGATGGCAAGGCGGACCGCGCCATCCTCTTCTGCGGCACGGGCATCGGGGTGGCGATTGCTGCCAATAAGGTGGACGGCATCCGCGCCACCACCGCCCACGACTCGTTCTCCGTGGAGCGCTCGGTGCTGTCCAACGACTGCCAGGTGCTGACCATGGGGCAGCGGGTCATCGGCGTGGAACTCGCCAGCCGGCTGGCCCGCGAATGGATCGGCTACACCTTTGATCCGGCGTCGGCCTCGGCGGACAAGGTCAAGGTGCTCACCGCCTTCGAAGGCTGCTGA